The Pyrenophora tritici-repentis strain M4 chromosome 3, whole genome shotgun sequence genome has a window encoding:
- a CDS encoding Dimer-Tnp-hAT domain containing protein, translating to MATQVCVAHFANASGVIQDLPIALPHLAGSHTGDAIADTIKKTLQEYSIGSDKLGYFVLDNAANNDTAVSSLAHAYDFNAAHRRLRCGPHTLNLIGQAIIFGSNQEAYNNNNDEQLQTEEVYMQEWRQEGPLGVLIDVINHIKTPQQHEIFRSFQTAANAELPARERLHVLEPVKPVVTRWNSYYAAFKRATQLQAAYNSYAEHYINALSLEDRRACQRGNKLPEAPSWMRSTGLTAADWAVITEYQDCLEPLKLATEKLEGRGKAGKYGAIYETIPVFEYVLGALEARTRSYEQVDFNPPDAPEDHLFVNLRAAWSKANDYYNKLDRSPAYYAATCLHPYYKYYCENSWVDKPEWLTSANAGFLQLWQSYKPQRTRPLSQTTAKPRHRGIDDVIGALVRRNKAQVEAAHDDEYERWRTQEPEWTSEQYLSDGHPVKYWIQLRSKYPCLSQFAIDILTIPASSCDCERLFSELGDLLEPRRRALGSELLAALQLVRSWRRAGFDGLYNNGDDEDKWSDVKDEEIVQQYDIEGWSTTP from the exons atggcaaca caagtctgcgttgcacactttgctaacgcctctggagtgatacaagatctccccatcgccctcccacatctcgcaggctctcatactggtgatgctatcgctgatacaattaaaaagacgctccaagaatacagtattgggagtgataaactcggctacttcgtcctcgacaatgctgcaaacaacgatactgcagtctcctcgctcgcccacgcgtacgacttcaacgctgctcaccgacgcctccgctgcggccctcacacgcttaaccttattggccaggcaattatctttggcagcaatcaagaggcgtacaacaacaacaacgacgagcagctccaaacagaggaggtgtacatgcaggagtggcgtcaagaagggcccttaggtgtacttatcgacgttatcaaccatataaaaacgcctcaacaacacgaaattttccgaagcttccaaaccgccgccaacgccgagttgccagctagagagcgcctccacgtacttgagcctgtgaagcctgttgttacacgctggaactcttactacgctgccttcaaacgcgcaactcaactccaggcagcatacaactcttacgctgagcactacattaacgcactctcccttgaagatcgccgcgcttgtcaacgtggcaataaactccctgaagcacctagttggatgagatcaacaggacttacagctgctgattgggcggtgataacagagtatcaggactgcctagagccgcttaagcttgctacggagaagcttgagggtcgcggaaaggcaggcaaatacggcgctatatatgagactattcctgtatttgaatacgtacttggcgcgctcgaagcccgtacgcgctcgtacgagcaagttgacttcaacccacctgatgcgcctgaagatcacctctttgttaacctccgcgccgcctggagtaaggccaacgattactacaacaagctcgatcgatcgccagcatactacgctgctacctgcctccatccatactacaaatactactgcgagaacagctgggtggataagccagaatggctaacatcagccaacgctggcttcctgcagctctggcagtcgtataagcctcaacgtacacgtcctctatctcaaacaactgcaaaaccaaggcatagaggaatagatgatgtgattggcgccctcgtacggcgcaacaaggctcaggtagaggctgcccacgacgatgagtacgagcgctggagaactcaagagccagagtggacaagcgaacagtatcttagcgatggccacccagtcaagtactggattcaattacgctcaaaatacccgtgtttgagccagtttgcgattgatatactcacgataccagcatctagttgcgactgcgagaggctctttagcgagcttggcgatttacttgagccgcgccggcgagctcttggcagcgagttacttgctgcccttcagcttgtacgttcgtggagacgagctggctttgacggcttgtacaacaacggtgatgatgaagataagtggagtgacgtcaaagatgaggagattgtacaacagtacgat